One region of Oryza glaberrima chromosome 7, OglaRS2, whole genome shotgun sequence genomic DNA includes:
- the LOC127778794 gene encoding NADH dehydrogenase [ubiquinone] flavoprotein 1, mitochondrial, translating into MALRRALLRSAEISPDRKAALEYLHSLSRAQPTRSLTGAGLYSAGKSFSTQAATTSSTPQPPPPPPPPEKTHFGDLKDEDRIFTNLYGQHDPFLKGAMKRGDWHRTKDLVLKGADWIVNEMKKSGLRGRGGAGFPSGLKWSFMPKVSDGRPSYLVVNADESEPGTCKDREIMRHDPHKLLEGCLIAGVGMRASAAYIYIRGEYVNERLNLLKAREEAYAAGLLGKNACGSGYDFDVHIHFGAGAYICGEETALLESLEGKQGKPRLKPPFPANAGLYGCPTTVTNVETVAVSPTILRRGPEWFASFGRKNNSGTKLFCVSGHVNKPCTVEEEMSIPLKELIEKHCGGVRGGWDNLLAIIPGGSSVPLLPKHICDDVLMDYDALKAVQSGLGTAAVIVMDKSTDVVDAIARLSYFYKHESCGQCTPCREGTGWLWMIMERLKVGNAKLEEIDMLQEVTKQIEGHTICALGDAAAWPVQGLIRHFRPELERRIRERAERELLAASA; encoded by the exons atggCGCTGCGGCGAGCGCTGCTCAGATCTGCCGAGATCTCCCCCGATCGCAAG gCTGCACTTGAGTACCTCCATTCTCTATCGAGAGCACAGCCTACTCGTTCTCTAACAGGTGCTGGCCTTTATTCTGCTGGCAAATCATTCAGCACTCAGGCTGCTACTACATCAAGCACACCAcaacctccaccaccacctccacctccggaGAAGACTCACTTTGGTGACCTCAAAGATGAGGACCGCATTTTTACCAACCTCTATGGTCAGCATGACCCTTTCCTGAAAGGTGCAATGAAGAGGGGTGACTGGCATAGAACCAAGGATTTGGTGCTTAAAGGGGCAGACTGGATAGTGAATGAAATGAAGAAATCGGGACTTCGAGGGCGTGGAGGTGCAGGATTCCCTTCTGGGCTTAAATGGTCCTTCATGCCAAAGGTATCTGATGGACGCCCTTCTTATCTTGTTGTTAATGCTGATGAGAGTGAGCCAGGAACTTGCAAGGACAGAGAAATCATGCGTCATGACCCCCACAAGCTTCTGGAAGGCTGTTTGATTGCTGGAGTTGGGATGAGGGCATCGGCTGCTTACATCTACATTAGAGGTGAATATGTGAATGAGCGTCTCAACCTTTTGAAAGCTCGGGAGGAAGCATACGCAGCAGGTCTTCTTGGTAAGAATGCTTGTGGATCTGGTTATGACTTTGATGTGcatatacattttggtgctGGTGCCTACATTTGTGGTGAAGAGACTGCCCTACTGGAAAGTCTCGAAGGCAAGCAAGGTAAACCAAGGTTGAAGCCTCCTTTCCCTGCCAATGCTGGCCTATATGGCTGCCCCACAACTGTCACAAATGTTGAAACAGTGGCTGTGTCTCCAACAATTCTCAGGCGTGGTCCAGAATGGTTTGCAAGCTTTGGACGCAAGAATAACTCGGGAACTAAACTCTTCTGTGTCTCAGGTCATGTGAACAAACCTTGCACTGTCGAGGAGGAAATGAGCATACCTCTTAAGGAATTGATTGAAAAGCACTGTGGAGGTGTGAGAGGAGGATGGGACAACCTGCTTGCAATTATTCCTGGTGGTTCATCTGTTCCCTTGTTACCGAAGCATATATGTGATGATGTGTTGATGGACTATGATGCACTCAAGGCTGTGCAATCTGGATTGGGTACTGCAGCAGTTATTGTGATGGACAAGTCCACAGATGTTGTTGATGCAATTGCTAGGCTATCGTACTTCTACAAGCATGAGAGTTGTGGGCAGTGCACACCTTGCAGGGAGGGAACAGGGTGGCTGTGGATGATCATGGAGAGGCTCAAAGTAGGTAACGCCAAGCTTGAGGAGATTGATATGCTTCAGGAGGTCACTAAGCAGATTGAAGGGCATACTATTTGTGCCCTTGGGGATGCTGCTGCATGGCCTGTGCAGGGACTTATCAGGCACTTCAGGCCAGAACTGGAAAGGAGAATCCGTGAGCGAGCCGAAAGGGAGCTACTGGCAGCTTCGGCTTAG
- the LOC127778795 gene encoding uncharacterized protein LOC127778795, translated as MLRRVLAGFRALHPRPRRRRHGGVEGKARVTVRRLGSNGRKEAAAAVAAGARRDNRGDGATGEAVTIRVATFNAAMFSMAPAVAETATGGENVTARRVVVAAAAGGRRPKGILKAQASLARTASKARVSINLQDNEISRERSKLGSTTTTAAATQQLNGGAEGRRRSVEEVLREVGADIIGLQNVRAEEERGMSPLSELAEGLGMRYVFAESWAPEYGNAVLSRWPIKRWKSQRVADHSDFRNVLRATIEVPRAGEVNFHCTHLDHLDESWRMKQMNAILRSSDGPHILTGGLNALDGTDYSDERWADIVKYYEEIGKPTPKAEVMKYLKGKQYVDAKDFAGECEAVVVVAKGQDVQGTCKYGTRVDYILASPNSPYKFVPGSYTVISSKGTSDHHIVKVDVTIQDKKETDEESGNQRQRVVKINKKCSKKGLWAAK; from the exons ATGCTGCGACGCGTGCTCGCCGGGTTCCGGGCGCTGCAcccgcggccgcgccggcgccgccacggcggcgtggAGGGCAAGGCGAGGGTGACCGTGCGGCGGTTGGGGTCGAacgggaggaaggaggcggcggcggcggtggcggcgggagcgcgTAGGGATAATCGCGGCGATGGCGCGACGGGGGAGGCGGTGACCATCCGCGTGGCGACGTTCAACGCCGCGATGTTCTccatggcgccggcggtggcggagacaGCTACCGGAGGGGAGAACGTGACCGCGCGgcgtgtcgtcgtcgccgccgccgccggcgggcggcgacccAAGGGCATCCTGAAGGCGCAGGCGAGCCTGGCACGAACGGCGAGCAAGGCGCGGGTGTCCATCAACCTCCAGGACAACGAGATCTCCCGGGAGAGGAGCAAGCTAGGCAGCACCAcaaccacggcggcggcgacgcagcagctgaacggcggcgcggaagggcggcggcggagcgtggAGGAGGTGCTCCGGGAGGTGGGCGCCGACATCATCGGGCTGCAGAACgtgcgcgcggaggaggagcgcgggATGAGCCCGCTGTCGGAGCTCGCCGAGGGGCTGGGCATGCGGTACGTGTTCGCCGAGAGCTGGGCGCCGGAGTACGGCAACGCCGTGCTCTCCCGGTGGCCCATCAAGCGCTGGAAGTCGCAGCGCGTCGCCGACCACTCCGACTTCCG GAATGTGCTGAGGGCCACCATTGAGGTTCCGAGAGCCGGGGAGGTCAACTTCCACTGCACACATCTCGACCACCTTGATGAGAGCTGGAGGATGAAGCAGATGAACGCCATACTTCGCTCCAGCGATGGCCCTCACATCCTCACCGGAGGGCTCAATGCGCTCGATGGCACTGACTACTCCGACGAGCGATGGGCCGACATCGTCAAG TACTATGAGGAGATCGGGAAGCCGACGCCGAAGGCGGAGGTGATGAAGTACCTGAAGGGGAAGCAGTATGTTGATGCTAAGGATTTTGCAGGAGAATGTGaggctgtggtggttgttgCTAAAGGGCAAG ATGTACAAGGGACATGCAAGTATGGCACAAGGGTGGATTACATACTGGCCTCACCAAACTCTCCCTACAAGTTCGTGCCAGGATCTTACACGGTCATATCCTCAAAAGGAACATCTGATCATCACATCGTTAAAGTTGATGTAACAATacaggacaagaaagaaactgatGAAGAAAGCGGCAACCAGAGACAGAGAGTAGTCAAGATAAACAAGAAGTGTTCAAAAAAGGGATTATGGGCAGCTAAATGA
- the LOC127778565 gene encoding uncharacterized protein LOC127778565 isoform X2, with the protein MELDNSHNNDMDHEDRLSMLTDDILLSILGRVDIISAVRTSVVSTRWKHLPWLLPEFTIDVKDFLPVPQPNCIKAEHMDEAMASLTKGIRSLLTIPRSEFPINRFQLKLYLIKNYSRVVGPMLDKAIEVGILKDMDLSVLDEEEIVDCTDKHMLQQASSVKDLFSGYPSVLTRLTRLSLYNLCFARWDLHHHLFECCNQLRYLSLSNCDVGKNAIWKINAPNSNITVLELDACCFGKLEVLCLPKLERLNWDTWLCPYAPLSFDVVPNLQEVSLICGATNKHEGFTLSEVLSGTTNIHTLTLDFQGEKLWMKPEGKQLFCAFSNLRKLSIHSIFSEFDLLWTTNLLEAAPSLEMFDIEIWEHACDVDREPKVFGERPNPAWKAPDVTSFRNSLLKELQIVAFRPLKQQLEFIRVVMQQAPNLGTIILKYDDPCEYCEALGSRR; encoded by the exons ATGGAGCTCGATAACAGCCACAACAAT GATATGGATCATGAGGATCGGCTGTCAATGCTAACTGATGACATTTTACTGTCTATCTTGGGGAGAGTGGACATAATCTCGGCTGTAAGGACAAGTGTCGTGTCAACACGCTGGAAACATCTGCCTTGGTTGCTCCCTGAGTTCACCATTGATGTCAAGGATTTTCTACCTGTCCCACAACCGAACTGCATCAAGGCTGAACATATGGATGAAGCAATGGCATCTCTAACCAAAGGGATCAGGAGCTTATTGACCATACCTCGGAGTGAATTTCCTATCAATAGGTTTCAACTAAAGCTTTACCTGATAAAAAATTACTCACGTGTTGTTGGTCCTATGCTTGATAAGGCAATTGAGGTTGGCATTTTAAAGGATATGGACCTTTCTGTTCTGGACGAGGAGGAGATTGTAGATTGCACCGATAAGCACATGCTACAGCAAGCTTCATCTGTGAAAGACCTTTTCAGTGGCTATCCTAGTGTGCTTACTCGCCTCACAAGGCTCTCTCTTTACAATCTATGTTTTGCCCGTTGGGACTTACACCATCATCTGTTTGAATGCTGCAATCAACTACGATACCTGAGTCTCTCCAATTGTGATGTGGGGAAGAATGCTATATGGAAAATAAATGCACCAAATTCGAACATCACTGTTCTTGAACTTGATGCATGCTGCTTCGGGAAACTTGAGGTGCTCTGCCTTCCAAAATTAGAGCGACTGAATTGGGACACTTGGCTTTGCCCTTATGCCCCGCTGTCATTCGATGTTGTCCCAAATCTTCAGGAAGTATCTCTTATCTGCGGTGCAACAAATAAACATGAAGGATTTACTTTAAGTGAGGTTCTAAGTGGTACTACAAATATACATACTCTAACATTAGATTTCCAAGGAGAAAAG CTATGGATGAAGCCAGAAGGAAAACAACTCTTCTGTGCATTCAGCAATCTAAGGAAGCTATCTATACATAGCATCTTTTCTGAATTTGACTTGTTATGGACAACAAACCTCCTTGAAGCTGCACCATCACTTGAGATGTTTGATATTGAG ATATGGGAGCACGCATGCGATGTTGACCGGGAACCAAAAGTTTTTGGGGAGAGACCGAATCCTGCATGGAAAGCGCCTGATGTTACAAGCTTCAGGAATTCTCTTCTGAAAGAGCTCCAAATTGTTGCTTTTAGACCACTAAAACAACAGTTAGAGTTCATCAGGGTTGTGATGCAGCAAGCTCCCAACCTGGGGACAATCATTCTGAAATACGACGATCCTTGTGAATACTGCGAAGCATTAG GAAGCCGACGATGA
- the LOC127778565 gene encoding uncharacterized protein LOC127778565 isoform X1: protein MELDNSHNNDMDHEDRLSMLTDDILLSILGRVDIISAVRTSVVSTRWKHLPWLLPEFTIDVKDFLPVPQPNCIKAEHMDEAMASLTKGIRSLLTIPRSEFPINRFQLKLYLIKNYSRVVGPMLDKAIEVGILKDMDLSVLDEEEIVDCTDKHMLQQASSVKDLFSGYPSVLTRLTRLSLYNLCFARWDLHHHLFECCNQLRYLSLSNCDVGKNAIWKINAPNSNITVLELDACCFGKLEVLCLPKLERLNWDTWLCPYAPLSFDVVPNLQEVSLICGATNKHEGFTLSEVLSGTTNIHTLTLDFQGEKLWMKPEGKQLFCAFSNLRKLSIHSIFSEFDLLWTTNLLEAAPSLEMFDIEIWEHACDVDREPKVFGERPNPAWKAPDVTSFRNSLLKELQIVAFRPLKQQLEFIRVVMQQAPNLGTIILKYDDPCEYCEALGIFPPRSSTECVFPKSKDEQDRVINLLKDGVCSPAQIVFRKPTMTICSLC, encoded by the exons ATGGAGCTCGATAACAGCCACAACAAT GATATGGATCATGAGGATCGGCTGTCAATGCTAACTGATGACATTTTACTGTCTATCTTGGGGAGAGTGGACATAATCTCGGCTGTAAGGACAAGTGTCGTGTCAACACGCTGGAAACATCTGCCTTGGTTGCTCCCTGAGTTCACCATTGATGTCAAGGATTTTCTACCTGTCCCACAACCGAACTGCATCAAGGCTGAACATATGGATGAAGCAATGGCATCTCTAACCAAAGGGATCAGGAGCTTATTGACCATACCTCGGAGTGAATTTCCTATCAATAGGTTTCAACTAAAGCTTTACCTGATAAAAAATTACTCACGTGTTGTTGGTCCTATGCTTGATAAGGCAATTGAGGTTGGCATTTTAAAGGATATGGACCTTTCTGTTCTGGACGAGGAGGAGATTGTAGATTGCACCGATAAGCACATGCTACAGCAAGCTTCATCTGTGAAAGACCTTTTCAGTGGCTATCCTAGTGTGCTTACTCGCCTCACAAGGCTCTCTCTTTACAATCTATGTTTTGCCCGTTGGGACTTACACCATCATCTGTTTGAATGCTGCAATCAACTACGATACCTGAGTCTCTCCAATTGTGATGTGGGGAAGAATGCTATATGGAAAATAAATGCACCAAATTCGAACATCACTGTTCTTGAACTTGATGCATGCTGCTTCGGGAAACTTGAGGTGCTCTGCCTTCCAAAATTAGAGCGACTGAATTGGGACACTTGGCTTTGCCCTTATGCCCCGCTGTCATTCGATGTTGTCCCAAATCTTCAGGAAGTATCTCTTATCTGCGGTGCAACAAATAAACATGAAGGATTTACTTTAAGTGAGGTTCTAAGTGGTACTACAAATATACATACTCTAACATTAGATTTCCAAGGAGAAAAG CTATGGATGAAGCCAGAAGGAAAACAACTCTTCTGTGCATTCAGCAATCTAAGGAAGCTATCTATACATAGCATCTTTTCTGAATTTGACTTGTTATGGACAACAAACCTCCTTGAAGCTGCACCATCACTTGAGATGTTTGATATTGAG ATATGGGAGCACGCATGCGATGTTGACCGGGAACCAAAAGTTTTTGGGGAGAGACCGAATCCTGCATGGAAAGCGCCTGATGTTACAAGCTTCAGGAATTCTCTTCTGAAAGAGCTCCAAATTGTTGCTTTTAGACCACTAAAACAACAGTTAGAGTTCATCAGGGTTGTGATGCAGCAAGCTCCCAACCTGGGGACAATCATTCTGAAATACGACGATCCTTGTGAATACTGCGAAGCATTAGGTATTTTTCCACCTCGTTCTTCAACAGAATGTGTATTCCCTAAGAGCAAGGATGAGCAAGATAGGGTGATCAATCTTCTCAAAGATGGGGTCTGCTCCCCTGCACAAATAGTTTTTCG GAAGCCGACGATGACGATATGCTCTCTATGTTGA
- the LOC127779181 gene encoding uncharacterized protein LOC127779181 yields the protein MGLSRQFLNLLVDNGIPRAKSLHCVKLASNKLFNTTKPTLLPLIGDGNELKNNNQSMEKIVLPRPSFNLQSPGQEEDRRSEMQEQRGGIDVNDDDKDVTDDEDYSLDIVLPKSRHSDGSIYRGIMDTWWKKELRIADRNETRLEAMRFSNPTNCIEDDGGCWKHHRSCMLQILSLEFTKIHNDGGLVELYGYIAVRDDLDPLLNYIINFSRDDPIIVEQGSLINMMGPKRGIDLMDFALIEFDMRIKTCKQEKDDLQLIDGATLIWTLGLWYLPYSIEIPGDYGAVDITVAHLNNAVEATVEVVISEVQSGFNLLPGCLTSDLNKEMRLFDGAIVESRFLKRSVVAVNWKSSIDLKFKVGASPSSFYQHCVSFKAKIHGHDTQEIKTDFALISVKVTWSTLLPTGLD from the exons ATGGGCCTCTCGCGTCAGTTTCTGAATCTGCTCGTGGACAACGGCATCCCTAGAGCCAAATCTCTGCACTGCGTCAAACTGGCAAGCAACAAGTTGTTCAACACAACAAAACCTACTCTGTTGCCACTGATCGGAGATGGAAACGAACTGAAGAACAATAATCAGTCCATGGAGAAGATTGTGCTTCCGAGACCAAGCTTCAACCTGCAATCACCAGGGCAAGAGGAAGACCGAAGGAGCGAAATGCAGGAACAGAGGGGAGGAATCGATGTCAATGACGATGACAAGGATGTCACTGATGATGAAGATTATTCTCTGGACATTGTACTTCCAAAAAGTAGACACAGTGATGGTTCTATATACAGGGGCATCATGGATACATGGTGGAAAAAGGAATTGCGTATTGCAGACCGTAATGAGA CTCGGTTGGAGGCAATGAGGTTTTCAAATCCCACTAACTGTATCGAGGACGATGGAGGTTGCTGGAAACATCATCGTAGTTGCATGCTGCAAATTTTATCATTAGAGTTTACTAAAATTCATAATGATGGTGGCTTAGTAGAGTTGTATGGATACATAGCAGTGCGGGATGATCTGGATCCATTGCTTAATTATATCATCAATTTTAGTAGGGATGATCCCATCATTGTGGAGCAG GGTTCGCTCATCAACATGATGGGCCCTAAGCGAGGGATAGATTTGATGGACTTTGCTCTAATTGAATTTGACATGAGGATCAAGACatgcaaacaagaaaaagatGACCTACAGCTAATTGATGGTGCAACACTCATATGGACTCTAGGCCTATGGTATCTGCCATATTCAATTGAGATCCCAGGCGATTACGGCGCAGTTGACATAACTGTAGCACACCTTAATAATGCAGTTGAGGCCACTGTAGAGGTTGTCATATCAGAAGTGCAAAGCGGTTTCAATTTGCTGCCTGGTTGTTTAACCAGTGACTTGAATAAGGAAATGCGGCTTTTTGATGGTGCCATCGTTGAGTCGCGTTTCCTGAAGAGGTCGGTGGTTGCTGTAAATTGGAAATCTTCTATagatttgaagttcaaagtGGGCGCATCTCCATCCAGTTTCTACCAACATTGTGTTTCCTTCAAGGCAAAAATCCATGGCCATGATACTCAAGAAATAAAGACTGATTTTGCATTAATCTCAGTGAAGGTGACTTGGTCGACTTTGTTGCCTACTGGACTTGATTGA